The Methylomonas koyamae genome has a segment encoding these proteins:
- a CDS encoding DUF1289 domain-containing protein: protein MKYSPCVDQCTTDGTHCSGCGRSHQEIAETKQLVKSVVDFIQKQGYDNPEQFVDRIGKSILKKLQKANG, encoded by the coding sequence ATGAAATACAGCCCTTGCGTCGACCAATGCACCACCGACGGCACTCATTGCTCAGGCTGCGGCCGTTCGCACCAGGAAATCGCCGAAACCAAACAGTTGGTCAAATCGGTAGTGGATTTCATCCAAAAACAGGGTTACGACAACCCGGAACAGTTTGTCGACCGCATCGGCAAAAGCATTCTGAAGAAGCTGCAAAAAGCCAACGGCTGA
- a CDS encoding TonB-dependent receptor plug domain-containing protein: protein MNNFNSNFPADLPHPPTATPSGSRLRCETWLGTVSLCFAASALAADALPEQTAAEADVVLEKVIVTDKFPSVKNLGASEMEADILESKRAAVSDTAKLLEDTPGVSLYGAGGVSSLPVIHGLNDDRVKIDINGMTLTSACANHMNPPLSYIDRSNIGKITILTGVTPVSLGGDSIGGTISVQTPEPVFAEPGKDILLDGAVSSFYRSNGDAFGGSIATGVATQNVRLDYTGSHTESMNYNDGNGQIVNSTAYVNQNHSAALSFKSDNHLVVIRGGQQHMPYQLFPNQRMDLTNNDSIFGNIMHKGSFDWGTLESKFYFESTQHSMDIGDDKHNRYLDGTPAGGGFAFPNDRMPMETRGRNLGYKILAEIPYGKRDTFRIGNEYHANKLNDYWPAVHNDPGPANPTPNPAYWMMAPQNYINLNNAEKERVAFFGEWEARWNEQWKSLLGLRYEHTSTDTGNVSPYNPNLLGTNGNLANNPDPAGAKLALTAANAFNARDKGRTNDTFDVTALVQFTPNDMSQYELGYARKNRTPNLYERYVWGARKMDMAMIGWFGDGNGYVGNMDLTEETAHTVSLTAAFHEPQNNLWEVNVTPYFTYVNNFIDADRCLVNTNPARDANGCRTAATSYTGGPTINNLTVDNQYVYLQYANHDARLWGMDVSGRTRLYKDQTLGEFAAHTTMSYVRGERMDGGNLYHMMPFNMKLSLDHRLSSWQSALEMQFVDGKSHVQQIRNEVQTPSYILLNARTGYEWGNFRLDVGLDNVLDKQYFHPLAGSYLGDRYGMNPTAAPNVTVPWGRNVPGMGRSAFVGLTVKF from the coding sequence ATGAACAATTTCAATTCAAATTTCCCGGCGGATTTACCGCACCCTCCCACGGCTACCCCATCCGGCAGCCGGCTGCGTTGCGAAACGTGGCTCGGCACGGTATCGCTGTGTTTTGCCGCATCGGCCTTGGCGGCCGATGCGTTGCCGGAGCAAACCGCGGCCGAAGCCGACGTGGTTTTGGAAAAAGTGATCGTGACCGACAAGTTTCCCAGCGTTAAGAACCTGGGCGCATCGGAAATGGAAGCCGATATTCTGGAAAGCAAGCGTGCCGCGGTCAGCGATACCGCCAAGTTACTGGAGGACACGCCGGGCGTCAGTTTGTACGGGGCGGGCGGCGTCTCCAGTCTGCCGGTCATTCACGGGTTGAACGACGACCGGGTCAAAATCGACATCAACGGCATGACCTTGACCTCGGCCTGCGCCAACCACATGAATCCGCCGTTGTCGTATATCGACCGCAGCAACATCGGCAAAATCACGATTCTGACCGGGGTGACGCCGGTCAGCCTGGGCGGCGACAGCATCGGCGGCACGATTTCGGTACAAACCCCGGAGCCGGTGTTCGCCGAACCGGGCAAGGATATTTTGCTGGACGGTGCGGTGTCGTCGTTTTACCGCAGCAACGGCGACGCCTTCGGCGGCAGTATCGCGACCGGGGTGGCTACGCAGAACGTGCGGCTGGATTACACCGGCTCGCATACCGAAAGCATGAATTACAACGACGGCAACGGCCAGATCGTCAACTCCACCGCTTACGTCAACCAGAACCATTCCGCCGCGTTGTCCTTCAAATCCGACAACCATCTGGTTGTGATCCGGGGCGGCCAGCAGCACATGCCGTACCAGTTGTTTCCCAACCAGCGCATGGATTTGACCAATAACGACAGCATCTTCGGCAACATCATGCACAAGGGCAGTTTCGATTGGGGCACGCTGGAAAGTAAGTTCTACTTCGAATCGACCCAGCACAGCATGGACATCGGCGACGACAAGCACAACCGCTATTTGGACGGCACCCCGGCCGGCGGCGGTTTTGCTTTTCCGAACGACAGGATGCCGATGGAAACCCGCGGCCGCAACCTGGGCTACAAGATTTTGGCGGAAATCCCCTACGGCAAGCGCGATACCTTCAGAATCGGCAACGAATACCACGCCAACAAGCTGAACGATTACTGGCCGGCGGTGCATAACGACCCCGGACCGGCCAACCCCACACCGAATCCGGCATACTGGATGATGGCGCCGCAGAATTACATCAATTTAAACAATGCGGAGAAGGAGCGCGTTGCCTTTTTCGGCGAATGGGAAGCGCGCTGGAACGAACAATGGAAAAGCTTGCTGGGTTTGCGCTACGAACACACCAGCACCGATACCGGTAACGTCAGCCCCTACAACCCGAATCTGCTCGGAACCAATGGCAATCTGGCGAACAATCCCGATCCGGCGGGGGCGAAGTTAGCCTTGACGGCGGCCAACGCGTTCAACGCCCGCGATAAAGGGCGGACCAACGACACTTTCGACGTGACGGCTCTGGTGCAGTTTACGCCTAACGACATGAGCCAGTATGAATTGGGTTATGCCCGCAAGAACCGCACACCGAACTTATACGAGCGTTACGTGTGGGGCGCGCGGAAAATGGATATGGCGATGATAGGCTGGTTCGGCGACGGCAACGGCTATGTCGGCAATATGGATTTGACCGAGGAAACCGCCCATACCGTCAGTTTGACCGCAGCCTTTCACGAGCCGCAAAACAATTTGTGGGAAGTCAACGTCACGCCTTATTTCACTTACGTCAATAATTTCATCGATGCGGATCGCTGTCTGGTAAACACCAATCCGGCTCGCGATGCCAACGGCTGCCGCACCGCGGCAACGTCATATACCGGCGGGCCCACCATCAATAACTTGACGGTGGACAATCAGTACGTCTATTTACAATACGCCAACCACGATGCGCGGCTATGGGGTATGGACGTGTCGGGCCGCACCCGCCTGTATAAAGACCAAACGCTCGGCGAATTTGCTGCCCATACCACGATGAGCTATGTCCGCGGCGAACGCATGGACGGCGGCAACCTGTACCACATGATGCCGTTCAACATGAAACTGAGCCTGGACCATCGCTTGAGTAGTTGGCAGAGTGCGCTGGAAATGCAGTTCGTCGACGGTAAATCCCATGTTCAGCAAATCCGCAACGAAGTTCAGACGCCGTCCTACATTCTGCTCAACGCCAGAACCGGCTACGAATGGGGCAATTTCAGGCTGGACGTTGGCTTGGACAACGTGTTGGATAAGCAATATTTCCATCCGTTGGCCGGCTCGTATCTCGGCGACCGTTACGGCATGAATCCGACCGCAGCCCCCAACGTCACGGTGCCTTGGGGCCGAAACGTGCCGGGCATGGGCCGCTCGGCCTTCGTTGGTCTGACCGTTAAATTTTGA
- a CDS encoding nidogen-like domain-containing protein has translation MKRPFLAGILTLPLLLPMTANAVPLLTLADDSFGDLVMAPNDDQSSSMLDLPFSINFYGNSYNSFYVNNNGNVTFNGELSGYTPERFPISSRPMIAPYWADVDTRCSGCGSVYVGALNADTTIVTWNNVGYFSRHDDKLNNFQLALRNKSNGNFDVEFRYDRLEWTTGDASDGVNGLGGIRAQAGFDAGDNRNFFVLPGSFTDNILNIANTSNVVNGDPGLWSFSIVSGVTPGASPENPLMPVVADGSFVFDFNIQENQQIFIDPEIAIGYDYEVLSGPNIASVLLPENLGDGMYDIYLWDSLQYVFLTSITGGTEYSFGPDGVSRFRVAGIEADAGLDPNNPNAFVTGLTFAGSGTVNLTQTPIVSQVPLPAAALFMFSGLLGIGVTKRFRPNR, from the coding sequence ATGAAAAGACCGTTCCTTGCCGGAATCTTGACCTTACCGCTGTTGCTGCCGATGACTGCAAATGCGGTTCCGTTGCTAACGTTGGCTGACGATTCTTTTGGGGATTTGGTGATGGCACCCAATGATGACCAATCTAGTTCAATGTTGGATTTGCCGTTTTCAATAAATTTTTATGGAAACTCTTACAACAGTTTTTATGTAAATAACAATGGAAACGTGACGTTTAACGGTGAGTTGTCGGGATATACGCCGGAAAGGTTTCCGATCAGTTCCAGGCCGATGATTGCACCCTATTGGGCCGATGTGGATACGCGTTGCTCTGGTTGTGGTAGCGTCTATGTAGGGGCATTGAATGCAGATACCACCATTGTTACTTGGAATAACGTTGGGTACTTCTCTCGGCACGATGACAAGTTGAACAATTTCCAATTAGCCCTGCGTAATAAATCCAACGGCAACTTCGATGTAGAGTTTCGTTACGATCGGCTCGAGTGGACTACTGGTGATGCAAGCGATGGTGTAAACGGATTGGGAGGCATTCGGGCGCAGGCCGGTTTCGATGCCGGCGACAATAGGAATTTTTTCGTCTTGCCTGGCTCGTTTACCGACAACATTTTGAACATCGCCAACACGAGCAATGTCGTAAATGGCGATCCCGGCCTGTGGTCTTTTAGCATCGTTAGCGGCGTTACGCCAGGAGCCAGTCCGGAAAACCCCCTGATGCCGGTTGTAGCCGATGGATCTTTTGTTTTTGATTTCAATATTCAAGAAAACCAACAAATCTTTATCGATCCTGAAATTGCTATCGGCTACGACTATGAAGTGTTGTCCGGCCCTAATATAGCGTCGGTTTTGCTGCCGGAAAACTTGGGAGATGGAATGTATGACATTTATCTTTGGGATAGCCTGCAATACGTATTTTTAACGTCCATCACAGGTGGTACCGAATACAGCTTTGGGCCTGACGGTGTAAGCCGTTTCAGAGTTGCCGGTATTGAAGCGGACGCAGGATTGGATCCAAATAATCCTAATGCCTTCGTTACCGGTTTGACCTTTGCCGGTTCAGGTACGGTTAATCTGACTCAAACCCCCATCGTAAGCCAGGTACCGTTACCAGCTGCGGCGTTGTTTATGTTTTCCGGATTGCTTGGCATCGGCGTAACAAAGCGTTTTCGGCCGAATCGTTAA
- the cysZ gene encoding sulfate transporter CysZ, whose amino-acid sequence MLNLKNGNSPLFAVQCLWEGVRMLARPELRNYLLIPLFINMVLYTGGFVLGYHMVSALIHQFIPDWLSWLNWILWPLFFVSFLVAGFFSFALLANLIAAPYYSRLSAKTLALISGQPLPAAELAWDKVFFGELHRIGYLLLRLLPLLLLFAIPVVNLLAPLLWAGFAAWGMALEFMAYPLEQRGLAFAGQKQFLQQVRWGALSFGGLTSLGLTLPLVNLLIGQAAVIGATIYVYRLSANTSDTP is encoded by the coding sequence ATGTTGAATTTGAAAAACGGCAACAGTCCGCTGTTTGCGGTGCAATGCCTCTGGGAAGGCGTGCGCATGCTGGCCCGCCCAGAATTGCGCAATTACCTGCTGATTCCGTTGTTCATCAACATGGTGCTTTATACCGGTGGCTTCGTGCTGGGTTACCACATGGTATCGGCCCTGATCCACCAATTCATCCCGGACTGGCTGTCCTGGCTAAACTGGATTCTGTGGCCGCTGTTTTTCGTCAGTTTCCTGGTGGCCGGCTTTTTCAGTTTCGCGCTGCTGGCCAACCTGATTGCCGCACCGTATTACAGCCGGCTGTCCGCCAAAACGCTGGCCCTGATCAGCGGCCAGCCGCTGCCGGCGGCGGAATTGGCCTGGGACAAAGTCTTCTTCGGCGAACTGCACCGCATCGGCTACCTGCTGCTGCGGCTGCTGCCGTTATTGCTGTTGTTCGCGATACCGGTTGTGAACTTGTTGGCGCCGCTGTTATGGGCCGGGTTCGCCGCCTGGGGCATGGCGCTGGAATTCATGGCCTACCCGCTGGAACAACGCGGCCTGGCGTTTGCCGGGCAAAAGCAGTTTTTACAGCAAGTGCGCTGGGGGGCGTTGAGTTTCGGCGGCCTGACCAGCCTGGGCCTGACGCTGCCGCTGGTAAATCTGCTAATCGGCCAAGCCGCCGTGATTGGCGCGACGATTTACGTCTACCGGCTTTCGGCAAACACATCGGATACCCCATGA
- the mtnA gene encoding S-methyl-5-thioribose-1-phosphate isomerase, producing MSPTSQLSVQALQWTGHSLKVLDQRALPQTIAYDEYRDAAGVAAAIASMRVRGAPAIGIAAAYGVVLSARQHYPQTDWQAAVGRDIEQLAASRPTAVNLFWALDRMRGLLAGDPADPVAALTELAQTIHADDLAANQAMGERGADLIGKAATVLTHCNAGGLATGGYGTALGVIRSLHRRGQLLRVYADETRPWLQGARLTAWELAQDGIPATLIADSAAAWLMKSGQIDWIVVGADRIAANGDVANKIGTYSLAVLAKQHGVKVMVAAPSSTFDFSLENGAGIEIEQRDPRELLADCYLHEGSLVGAWNPVFDVTPAELIDAIVTERGAVTDPGKHGVRSLQPC from the coding sequence ATGAGCCCAACATCGCAATTATCGGTCCAAGCCCTGCAATGGACCGGACACAGCCTGAAAGTGCTGGACCAGCGCGCGCTGCCGCAAACCATCGCTTACGACGAATACCGCGACGCCGCCGGCGTTGCCGCAGCCATCGCCTCGATGCGGGTGCGCGGCGCACCGGCCATCGGCATCGCCGCCGCCTACGGCGTGGTTTTATCGGCCAGACAACATTATCCGCAAACCGATTGGCAAGCTGCGGTCGGCCGCGACATCGAGCAACTGGCCGCCTCGCGGCCGACCGCCGTCAATCTGTTCTGGGCCTTGGACCGGATGCGCGGCTTGCTGGCGGGCGACCCGGCCGACCCGGTCGCGGCCTTAACCGAACTGGCGCAAACCATCCACGCCGACGATTTGGCCGCCAACCAAGCCATGGGCGAGCGCGGCGCCGACCTGATCGGCAAAGCCGCGACCGTGTTGACCCATTGCAATGCCGGCGGCTTGGCCACCGGCGGTTACGGCACCGCGTTGGGCGTAATCCGCAGTTTGCACCGCCGCGGCCAGTTGCTGCGGGTTTATGCCGACGAGACCCGGCCTTGGCTGCAAGGCGCCCGGCTAACGGCGTGGGAATTGGCGCAGGACGGCATCCCGGCCACGCTGATCGCCGATTCGGCGGCGGCTTGGTTGATGAAGTCCGGCCAGATCGACTGGATCGTGGTCGGCGCCGACCGCATCGCCGCCAACGGCGACGTCGCCAACAAGATCGGCACCTATTCGCTGGCGGTGCTGGCCAAGCAACACGGCGTCAAAGTCATGGTCGCCGCGCCCTCCTCCACCTTCGATTTCAGCTTGGAAAACGGCGCCGGCATCGAAATCGAACAGCGCGATCCGCGCGAATTGCTGGCCGATTGCTATTTGCACGAAGGTTCGCTGGTCGGCGCCTGGAACCCGGTGTTCGATGTGACGCCGGCCGAGCTGATCGACGCGATCGTCACCGAACGCGGCGCCGTTACCGATCCCGGCAAGCACGGCGTCAGGAGTCTGCAACCATGTTGA
- a CDS encoding bacteriohemerythrin yields the protein MTFMTWSDNYLTGIEAIDRQHKTLVAMINDAAPELAASPALDIEVALPLLDGLLDYVAGHFQTEERIMASSGIDSRHLQHHQAMHGEFHRQVLALRRRVESGDDIDGTEVLRFLSNWLAFHILGEDQRMARELEAIGAGIAANEAYESTEGSKAEILQGANDVLVNALVNLFSQMTEQNRALAEKNAVLQAAHRELDNYRRTLEQQVEIRTAELRQAKEAAEAASHAKSRFLGTVSHELLTPLNAILGFAHLLEQAEIPPKAKEQANRIGAAGKRLQALLGDVLQFSRLEAGEVNIDYAPFQAATLLARLRERLAKSAYQKGLTLTCDCAPALPALLGDQHLLGLALEALANNAVKFTESGAVQLRARLLDRNNNRLLLGFEVEDTGGGIAPERQHQLFGAFEQLDATTSRRFEGIGLGLAIASRLAKLLGGELTLDSTSGGGSVFRINLWLAAIDEQAVPAGSDAGRDWDATSTVLNQLKMELSQGNIVARKRFGDLRPFLSTLDAAAAQTMAQQIDNYAFDDALLTLNRITAALGPTPPADGPAAP from the coding sequence ATGACCTTCATGACCTGGAGCGACAATTACCTGACCGGCATCGAAGCGATAGACCGGCAACATAAAACGCTGGTCGCCATGATCAACGACGCCGCGCCGGAACTGGCCGCCAGCCCGGCATTGGACATCGAGGTGGCCTTGCCGCTGCTCGACGGTCTGCTGGATTACGTCGCGGGCCATTTTCAGACCGAGGAGCGGATCATGGCCAGCTCCGGCATCGATAGCCGCCATCTGCAACACCATCAAGCGATGCATGGCGAATTCCACCGGCAAGTGCTGGCGTTACGCCGGCGGGTGGAATCCGGCGACGATATCGACGGCACCGAAGTACTCAGGTTTCTGTCCAATTGGCTGGCGTTCCACATTCTGGGCGAAGACCAGCGCATGGCCCGCGAATTGGAAGCCATCGGCGCCGGCATTGCGGCCAACGAGGCCTACGAAAGCACCGAAGGCAGTAAGGCCGAAATCCTGCAAGGCGCCAACGACGTACTGGTCAATGCCCTGGTCAACCTGTTCAGCCAGATGACCGAACAGAACCGGGCGCTGGCCGAAAAGAACGCCGTATTGCAAGCCGCGCACCGGGAATTGGACAACTACCGCCGCACGCTGGAACAACAGGTGGAAATCCGCACCGCCGAACTGCGCCAGGCCAAGGAAGCCGCCGAAGCCGCGTCCCACGCCAAAAGCCGTTTTCTCGGCACGGTCAGCCACGAACTGTTGACGCCGCTGAACGCGATCCTCGGTTTCGCCCATTTGCTGGAACAAGCCGAGATTCCGCCGAAAGCCAAGGAACAGGCAAACCGCATCGGCGCCGCCGGCAAACGGCTGCAGGCCTTGCTCGGCGACGTGTTGCAGTTTTCCCGGCTGGAGGCCGGCGAAGTCAATATCGACTATGCGCCGTTCCAGGCCGCGACGCTGTTGGCACGGCTGCGGGAGCGCCTGGCCAAGTCGGCCTACCAGAAAGGCTTGACCTTGACCTGCGACTGCGCCCCGGCCCTGCCGGCGCTGCTCGGCGACCAGCATCTGTTGGGACTGGCGCTCGAAGCGCTGGCCAACAACGCCGTCAAATTTACCGAATCCGGCGCGGTGCAACTGCGGGCACGGCTGCTGGACCGTAACAACAACCGGCTGCTGCTGGGCTTCGAAGTCGAAGATACCGGCGGCGGCATTGCCCCGGAACGGCAACACCAGCTATTCGGAGCGTTCGAGCAACTCGACGCCACGACCAGCCGCCGCTTCGAAGGCATCGGATTGGGTCTGGCGATTGCCTCGCGCCTGGCCAAGTTGCTGGGCGGCGAGTTGACGCTGGACAGCACGTCGGGCGGCGGCAGCGTGTTCCGCATCAACCTGTGGCTGGCGGCGATCGACGAACAGGCCGTCCCGGCCGGCTCCGACGCCGGCCGGGACTGGGACGCTACCAGCACGGTGCTGAACCAGCTTAAAATGGAGCTGAGCCAGGGCAATATCGTCGCCCGCAAACGTTTCGGCGACTTGCGGCCTTTTCTGAGTACGCTCGATGCCGCAGCCGCGCAAACCATGGCGCAGCAGATCGATAACTACGCTTTCGACGATGCCTTGCTGACTTTGAACCGAATCACCGCCGCGCTCGGGCCCACCCCGCCCGCCGACGGCCCGGCGGCCCCCTAA